Genomic DNA from Diorhabda carinulata isolate Delta chromosome 10, icDioCari1.1, whole genome shotgun sequence:
AAGTTTAATTGTAGTAAGTACAATAATTCACGCAGATGGAATGTTACTATCATGCTCATTGTGTGGCAAAATTGCTCGAAATGATTCGAAGATTATCTGATTTGGATATAAGTTACAAGAGCCAAGAGAAAAACTGTTCAACTTGCTAGCTTTGCTGTGTTCGTCTACATCAATATTTGCATCGAAACGTCTATGGAATTAGATTTGATAGTAAATGACTTACTACTATGAAAGAACTTAAAATCAGGATCAGGAACCCTTGCTTGGAACTACTTCCACAAGAACGATAATTTTGACTATGTTCAAAGCAAAAGATGcacttaaaatatatttttaatggtatAGTGAGGAGACTAAAATAGGATACTCACTAAGAATGAGGAAATGGAGGAATTTCTACtctgttataaaatataattcacatTATAATACTCATTACTGTTTGGATGGGGCATATGCCAGAATTGACGAAGACATTTGGGTCAAAAGATCCTTGTTAAGGAGAGAAGGAGcgaaaaggaaaaaaacgcCTTCACGGGAAAAATGGATAGAAGCATGTATAGAAGAGAGATATAGGGctgaaattattaacaaataatagaaaTGGTAGGTGAAACAAATCAAAGGGGAAGTAATATCTAAATTTCCTTCATAATAAAGGTCTGGTATATATCTGGTATGAGTCTTCTTGTCTTTAGGTCTCtactgtttaaaaaattattgaaaaaactaattttgaacaaaagagacctaaaatcaagaagatttagaaacataaacatactAATTGAtccattttaataattatagatCAACTTTTCCGATTCTTATGAGGAGAATATGGACAAAATAATCGAGGAATGTCAGTCGAATCCTGCAACTAAAGCATCAGAAGAGTGGTTGGAAACAGAAGATCTAACAACTGCGGTTGAAGAAGGGCCTCATATCCTTTGTCGACTCACGAAAATAGGGAGCCTGGATGAAAATGGAGATATTAATGTCGAGAACATGAGAGAAGATTTGAAAACTGGTATTGATGATCCAAAGGTGATTGAAATTATAATGGAGAAATGCGGTACTAGGGAACTGAATCTTACAGCTATAGAAAGTGCCGTTGCTAATTTTCAATGTGTTCTTTCCACTTATGAAGATCTTCATTCCtaagtttatttatattcaaatattcatagcAGAAGTAGAGAATATTGAACAGTTATTCACATTGTTAAgttcttgaataaataaaacttatatcATTTAATCTAAAAAACACAGTTTacatttcgtttttatttctcattatatTCTAAGTAGTTTATAATCACTTGGAATATATGAAGTGTTtatagatgttttgttttttttttgcttacaaagagtatattccattttttattcacatatGATTTCTCATTCAAAAgttgaaattggaaaaacatAACTCACTTTTTTCTCTGATTTTAACACTTTCTATTATAATGTTGGTGTCAGTTATTTCGTTATAATATGAGTCTATatgattataaaaatcattttatccCCTTTTACAGTTgaaaatcatcattattatcattgtaaAGTATCGAAATTCATACTCAATAGATTAGCacattccaaattattttttctggaaCACACAAATACTGAATATTATGGTAAtcgaaatatgaatatatatattcataaggTTGCTGAACTTCATAATAATGATTGtaaatatcattaattattcATTAGCTGAGTTCTTAAGTACTCATCTGGAAAAAGCAAAAGAGACAAGAcaaattttgttgtataatttatataaaatatgcaaaaacAAACGTGTACTCTAATGAATACAGAACCTATAAAATGAGTCGTTATTggatatttaaaatgttttcttcttGGTTGGAGGAAGGAGAGAAACATAATATGTTGTAAAAATGACATTTCTGATATGATTAGAAATACAAGTTTCGgtagtttttaggaaaaaatatattaattaaaccAGAAAGATTCGATACCTTCCATATTATTACCTTATCTTATTACATGGATCAACCAGGCAAATAACTATGTTCTTGTCATGTCAATGTGATTCTGCCCCTACTTAAACATACTAATAATGTTGTGATATTGTGCGAGAAAACTTATCACACATTTTGTCAGTACCCTTGGGAAAATAACCATCCGGCAGAGAAGGGGTGGGAAaaccttttataaaaaaaattcactattcGTAGACTCTTCATCTATATATTTCTCATCTAAAACTACTTCTCTTATATACGGAATATTATACGAATACCTATAATTTAAGTAGAAGGAACGCTACTGCTGGAATCTTGGATATTATCAATATCAGTCTTGTTTCACTCTAGCAATATCGTTAATGTCGATATAAATATCACTTCCATTTAAACTAGTTTTAGCCAATTTGTGTTTTCTACCACTGAAACGGATAAATATTTCCCAAACGAACATTTTTTACCGTTTGATCGACATTTCTCTTTAGACGATGCTAGTAACGGTCTACCCTACCTAAAACTACCTAAACTTCCTTGACGATCTATTACACTTATATATCCATTTTCTTCACTTAACGGAACGATTTTCTTATAATATAACGGACTTGCTATATTTTCTGCTTTGAAgctaaattaaaataataatcactGTATAGGTATCATCACCACCAAGTTGGAATGtctggaaccgttgatgataCTGCATCAACGTCAATGTACTTTTGGTATCTGAACATAATAACTTCACTAACGAAATAAGCGTTCGACAGTGTAATTGCGAGTGTTCTTGTAGTAGTAGTAGTGAAGAGTATCTCGACACGAGTCTTGGAGAGTGGTGGAGACAGGAATGCTAgtcatccacactctcgatttattGTAAATTCACGTCGTCACGTAATTTGGCTTAGATACATTCCTTGGCGTTTTAATATTGACAACTtttatgattatatttatatatagatattcaaataaaatatatttagctatactaaaaattttttattctcaatgCCATATCACAAAAAAAGAAGCAGCCCTCGAATCAATTTATTCAAGGTACGTTGAAATACACGAAATAGAATAGATTTTCCTGTAATTTATTACATCTTATTATTACTAGTGTTGTTATTCTCTAGCATACAAGTAATTCCTCATAGTTACATCAGTGACTTGTAGATAATATAAAgataagttgattttattttaattgggTTCGATTAGTATTGTTCATATACAAAATCTTTGACATTACGACCTTTAAATACGAAGCTCgttatttactaataaaaaaatatttttattatgttatgaGTTCACGAGAATCtactaaaatataattatttgaggCTATTGAggatagttatttgaaaattatatccatatagatataatttttttatatttatttattatcattttttttatatttttcaggtATTTTAAAGTTTGTGGcattacaattattgttaagtAGAGAAATTATGGTGTTTGGAAAGTTGTTAGTTAGTCTTGGGGttcctttttcattaaaacttgtTAGCAGTCATTACTACTAGTCATTATAactaataattatcaaaaagaCCTAAACAGTGCATAATATTgttcatatatttcaattgaatcgGTAAACTAAGGATctacacaaacaaaaaaacaaaaaaccaaagTCAGCTTATGTGTGAGATGTATTGTTAAGCTTTAGATTTTCAATCTTCTTCATATGAATGACTATATGACTATTGACagcttattttgaaatgtttaaacagaaaataatagaaatgaaGAGAAGAATGTCTATAAATGGAAAGTACCCGTTAAAATGTGTGAATAAGGATTGCACCACACCAGGGTAAATTATAAAGGAAGcaccaaatattatttacacCCTACAACTTTCctgaatcaaaatattgaattttttgactCGGAATACTTCAATTCTTCTACAATTACATTTACAGTATACTCTTTGGTTACACTAGAACCATTGTGAAAGATTTTTGAACTCTTATTCATCGTTTACAGTTGGACACTTTTCCATCTTTTCTCCCATATAAGTAAGATACTCCTCCTTAACTCTATTCTCAATACAAGAAATGTAACAAAGCACTGACttgttctttttattaattagatGCTGTGTAAATTTTAATCGAATATTCATTCTCTTAATCATTGGAGTGCACTAAGATTCGGCAGGCTGACACGACACGTGCACCATCTATTAACCAGTCATGACAACAAGGCCATGTTGTTGATGCTAAAGGACATCTCGGAGCATTGCTAGTGATCATTGTTTGATGAGGTATGGCTTTTTGAGTGGATTTAA
This window encodes:
- the LOC130899113 gene encoding uncharacterized protein LOC130899113; its protein translation is MKPVLLCFCVSFLFAATLCKINFSDSYEENMDKIIEECQSNPATKASEEWLETEDLTTAVEEGPHILCRLTKIGSLDENGDINVENMREDLKTGIDDPKVIEIIMEKCGTRELNLTAIESAVANFQCVLSTYEDLHS